The sequence AGGATGATTCAATCACATTTTATtgatattgtttttaaaagtTAATTGAAGTTTATTTAggagtgttttctttttaggtAAGTTTGGCCCAAATCAATTTGATTACTTTCTTGTTTTAACATCCCTTTGATTTTCTATCACATTTTGATTGCTTGGAAATCATGTTTCAATCGTATCACAATATCAAGGAGTTGAGATACCCTTAATAGTTGACTAGGCATATAAGGATTCATTTGATATTGTGATTGATtaaaattttcctttcttaAATATCTCATTTCCTATTGGTTGGACTACATGTGACCAATCTTTAGAATAGGAAAGATACTTTCGTGATTTTCTATCAAGCCTTAGAAATTGGAGATTTGGTTTTTAAcgtgttttctttcttgtaaaGAAAAAGTCTATTAAATAAGACCTTTGTCTTCTTTGTTTATTGAGAGCTTTCATGATCATATTTTCAGTCCATAAACTTTGGAAAGTTGAGTTTTTAGTTAAGAtaaataattaagttttttatgtttacttggtgatttatcaaacacttttatcattcatattgcattcatttcGATGTTCAGTGACTCATACGGTTGATGGCACCAAGACCGTTGTGGCATTTTTCTCCGATGAATTTGAATCGATCGTGACCAGTATCGGATTCAACATAGGGAGAGTTGAAAGAATTCCAGCGAGCTTGAAGTaatcgtgaccagtattgcgttcaacataaggagtgtcgaaagatcatcccgtgatagaagttgagttacgaagaagtcggtaaacattatctagaatgtgtctaggataagtgCGTGAGTTCTTCTTGTAatcattattttatagtagaTTTGTTTTGGACTGAGAGGTGGaattttaccacgtaaaataattatCTGCGTGTTCATTTCCTTTATGCTCTGCATGTTTTAGGATTGATAAGCTATATCAATCATGCTATTGaagtatatttttatttattgattataattttaaattgacctATTCACCCCCCGCTAGACATTCATAGTCATCCTATAGGTAATCGTGTGGGTGTGTTTCttggtttctttgtttttgaaatttgtttgtCATGTTATAATGTAATTTCATAAGCAAGATTAAAATTCTAGGTTAAGAGAACTAAAATCCATCTCCCCATTGCTTTCTACAGAACAAAGCCACTAGAAACCAATTTATGCAAATTGAGCGTTCTTGTTTATCTACTTAGTGTGTTTGGTTAAATCTTTGGTGGCAAACtaacaataatatatatattgtggtTCAAGGGATAAGGTAGGCCACTTTTACTTTCGGAGGATAATATAGAATTTGATCATAATTTTAAAGAGCACTACAataaataagcttttatatatatacacacgtAGTACATAATATACATACCCGTGAAAGAGGGTGGAGGATTGGTATTTCCCTTTGAATGACGAGTTCAGGGCCATTTGTTTCCATTTCTAGAGATGGAAAAAGAGGAGTGACGGGCGGTGTTTTCAACCTTGATGCATATACAAATGATTATTAGCTAGTATTAGATAGTTCACTAAACTAGCTAGTTTATAATTAGCATTTGTTTGGTAaatataaaacttaaaaacttTGGATTGTCTCCTTTCTCcctttaattaatcaatttgaTAAGATCTCTTTATTTAAGAAACtagaataaaaaacaaagtacCTAACtcaaaaaatatgtatataaaccCTTATTACCCCCCAAAAAATATGAACTATGAATGACACCAATTAGGTGATGAGACAAGGGTAAGCGGGTGGGCAGTTTACCAATCATAATCGTTCTTGTCGTTTTCAGcaagaaattcaaatccgGATCCTTTCTGGGCAGCTGCAGTTCTGTAGAGCTGATAATTTCCTGCAGTTGGATAGATATATATGATCAAGAAGCAACAGCTATagtaaataaatcaaacacACAATTGAAGATATATGTTGCGTCAGTATAAGGTGAAGAAATAAATTTAGTGtatttagaaaattaaggtgcagcaagcaatttataataataatattattagaGTACGATGATAAAAGAGGTAAATAAGTAATAAGAATATATACCGGTGGGCTCAAACTCATCAGAAACAGGTTGGAGGAGGCTGAGAATATTTCGTTCTTTTTGGCGTTTGTGCAACTCCTGGAATAGAATAAGATCTTCATGATCTCTGTCCTTGTTCCGTCCACTGATCAATGGCATTCCGGGGACTCTCTTGCTAACAGTACCCTTTGCACTTGTAGcagtagcagcagcagcaccaccaccaccatcaccattaATAACAGCGTTCATCATAGACACATACGTATGGCCGGCGGGTATTTTGCTCTTTGCTAATTAGGCTGATCAGTCAGGCTctgtatataatatatctcTTATCTTCTCTCTACCACATTGACTGATCGATCTATGGGGGAAAGAGCGATCCAGGAGGAGGCAAAACATATATAGAGTGGACTAGGACATAGGCAAAAGGAAGGATGAATTGCCACGTGGAAACTTAGCCGGCAGTTTCAAAGTCCAAGTCCACACAACGCGACGCAATCAAATttgcttattattattattattattatttagaaatagaaaaattatGATCTACCCACGGGACGGGACCAACACTTTtaggttgggttgggttgaaTTGAATTGGGCTGAGCCTATATATGCGTCCTAGTAAGCCTTTTACTATTCTGTTCGGCAGAAACACAATTGAAATTGAtaattggtttggtttctACAATAACAATTAATTTGCTCGCAAAAAAGAGGCCAAGAAGAAAACTTAGACACATACAttacatatacatacatgtTCAGTTCAGTTACTAACTTACTAGATAGATAGATGGGAAATTAATTTGAGTTCCATATCCAATTATCCaactaatttttaatattatatggCCTTCAGCCTCATGATTTGTATATTTAATAagctataaaataaaaataaaaatttaaaaaccgCGCTCTAGTTTTAGCTGATGGTCAAAGTGATGGAGGAGAGGAGGCCTAGACTTTGGTTTGACATTCACTATAGATTCAGATTGGGGATGCTAAAACTGAAATTTAACGACTGGTTAATTGACTCTGTCTATTCTcttatttcttctttgtttttctctcaCGGCGGAGACGGACACTCCTCTTGttagttgatttttttaattttggcaaTCCTCTTGTTAGTTGATTGATGTTGCTTGTTATTTGGCGTAGTACTACTACTACACATAGATATTCTCCAAGCTCCAATATCGGAGGTTGGCTTCAGGCTTCAGCCACCAACATCCACCAACATCCAACAGTCCACCAAACGAAAACAATCTGAATCAGAATTTCCTCATGGACGAAAACGACGACCTGTTATCGTCTCTGAGCCTCGGCAACCCACAGCCAAGACCAATCCAAGTAAACGAAAACCATGACCTCTTCACTCTGACTCCCAATGAATTGTTCCCGGACTCCTCATCCTCCTCATCGGGAGATGAGAACGACGCCGTTTCCCTCCACTCCACCTCCAAACGCCTCGACTACATGCTACAATTCCTCGACCGCAAGCTCTCCGAcggcaacaacaaaaacaccaacaatagtaataataatgataagAGCAGCAACGCCTCCCAGGGTCAGGGGCAGGGCCACCGCTCTTCGCTCCCGGAGTTCGTGGCCAAGGGCGGAGGGACTGGAATCTTCAAAGTCCCGGTTCGGGGGGCGGTCCACCCGAGCCGCCCGCCGAGGCTGGAAGTGAGGCCCCACCCACTGAGGGAGACTCAGATAGGGTGCTTCTTGCGGACGATGGCGACCACCGAGTCCCAATTGTGGGCGGGGACGGAGTGCGCCgttagggtttggaatttcaaGGATCTGTACTCGGCGGCAGGCCAAGGCGATTCAGGGGATGAGGAAACGGTGCCGTTTAGGGAGTCGGTGTGCACATCGGCCGTGATATGCTTGGTTAAAGATGAGGGGAGTAGGGTGGTGTGGAGCGGGCATAGGGATGGTAGGATCAGGTGTTGGAAGATGGAATCAGCTACTCCTATTCCTGCCAATCCGTTTAAGGAAGGCTTGTCTTGGCAGGCTCACAGAGGCCCCGTTCTTTCACTTGTAATCTCTTGTTATGGTATGGTAAATCTATCTACCACCAGTCTCACCTTCTTCAATATCAATACTATATACTTACATTGTTTGACTTGGACTTTGATCCAGGGGATCTGTGGTCGGGTTCAGAGGGTGGTGTCATCAAGATATGGCCATGGGAAGCTATTGAAAAAGCTCTCTCCCTAACCACCGAAGAAAGGCACATGTCTTCTTTGTTGGTGGAGAGGTCTTACATTGAACCTTGGACCCAAGTTGCCGTTAATGGTTTCACTAACATATTAACTTCAGATGTTCGCTACTTATTATCTGATCATTCTGGAGCAAAGGTGTGGAGTGCTGGTTATCTCTCATTCGCATTGTGGTACGTCTGCCCTTTCAATACCTAAGTTTTGAGGATAACAGGCTAGCTACCATTGCCGCAGCCGCCGCTGCACatgtatttttgtgtttttttttccctcataaaACTAACTGATTTGAATTCAGCCATCTATATGGGTGTGCATTATGTGAGGGAGTTTTATGTTAGCATATGgtttttaaagattttgttTATGAAATGATGGTATGTAACAATAACGTATTGGATTGCCTATGCCATTGAATTTACAacccccctctcccctctaAAGCCAGTGTGGTTCGTACTTCATGGTCTTGCCATATGCGTATGAGTACTTTTAGTCCTTATTAACTATGTGGTTTATACCATTCTCATCGACTCATCTATgagtattttcatttttatagaGTAAGATGTTGGCCTGTGCAGATTTAAGTGAAGGTAGACTGATGTCATGGATTTAAGTTATGCTAGTAGTTTTCATATGACAGGGATACTCGTACAAGGGAGTTGCTGAAAGTGTTCAGCACAGATGGTCAGATTGAGAATCGGGTCGACATTCCATCAGCACAGGACCTCTCAGTGGAATATGTTTCTGGatcaaaaaaagacaaaacacaaagttcttttggtttctttcagCGATCACGTAATGCTATAATGGGAGCAGCAGATGCTGTTCGTCGAGTTGCAGTGAAGGGTGCCTTTGGAGATGATAATCGAAGAACTGAAGCAATGGTAATTGCAGTGGATGGAATGATTTGGACTGGGTGTACAAGTGGCCTACTTGTACAGTGGGATAGAAATGGCAATCGTATACAAGATTACCACCATCATTCTTCTGCTGTTCATTGCTTTTGTACATTTGGGCTACGTATATGGGTGGGTTATGCGAGTGGGACTGTCAACGTATTGGACCTTGAGGGTAATCTGCTCGGAGGATGGGTAGCTCACAGCAGTCCTGTTATAAAAATGGCTGCAGGAGCTGGCTTTATATTTACCTTGGCTAATCATGGCGGTATATGTGGATGGAATATTACATCCCCAGGACCTCTTGACAGTATATTGCGGTCAGAATTAGCTGGCAAAGAATTTCTATATACAAGGATAGAAAGCTTGAAAATATTGACTGGTACATGGAACGTTGGACAAGGAAGAGCATCCCATGACTCACTTATATCCTGGCTGAGCTCTGTGGCCTCTACTGTTGGAGTTATTGTTGTCGGGTTGCAAGAAGTTGAAATGGGCGCTGGTTTTCTTGCTATGTCTGCAGCCAAAGAAACTgtgagttttttgtttttgttttttaaaatcaaaattttaatgtATTTCTTGCTAGTAAGTTGATATAATTGCTGCCTGGTACTTAAGGAGAAAAGTTTGATacaagaaaattttgaactatgtaaaaaagaaaaaggaatgtCCCTCACTTCAGCAGTTACTGTGGTCCACAATGATGCCCGAAACCTCATTCTATAAAGGTGGCATCTCCCTAGTCTTATCTTTTAAAATTCTGTCATTCCTTTCTAACCACCCAAAAGACAGCCAACACAACATTTCCATAGAACTTTTTCCCTAAAACTTCATCCAGAAGTGTAATGATTCTCAATCAACAATGATACAAAAAAGAGAATGGAAAATCCAACTCACTCTTGGTATTCCAAAGAGCGTATGTTATGTTTTAACCTAAAGCGTGGAAACACTTATTTTAAACACttacacctttttttttgggaggtTGTGAAACTTCTAGCCTTTGGCTTCCAAAAAAGATATATCTTTTTTCCCACCAAACtgcttttgtatttttgtttttgaagaGACAAACTATTATAATTCAAGAAACTATATAAAAAGAGTGGATAAGTGCATCACCCCAAATGTCATGTTTTGTTTAGAGGCATGGGCCACTGTTGAAGTGCCTGTGGGACAGCATTCTGTATCTTCTACCAAGCAACAGTTCACATATAAggttttgactttttaataAGGTGTGTGAGTCTACCTTGCCCGAATAGGATATCTTTACTTAACCACAATCTTTTTTTGAATGAAAGCAATGAACAATAGTAACTTTATATTTGCTCACATGTTAGTCCCATCATATGTAGAATTAACTGGATCACCTCTTCATCCTGGTTATCTTTCATCTGTAGGTAGGTCTTGAGGGGAGCTCTGTTGGGCAGTGGTGGCTGGATATGATTGGAAAAACGTTGGATGAAGGGTCAACATTTGAACGTGTTGGTTCCAGGCAGTTGGCAGGATTGCTCATTGCTGTGTGGTGAGTATCTTTATTGGGAATCTCCTGAATGTGTTGGTtgcttattttctttattaataaTAGTCTTtgtattatctttttttatatggATTTTACCTTTTTGAGTCTCTCATTAtgacttttcaatttttgtcttTCAGGGTGAGAAACAATATTAGGACTCATGTTGGGGATGTCGATGCTGCAGCAGTGCCATGTGGTTTTGGGCGTGCCATTGGTAACAAGGTAAGGCTGCTTGTGTTATGTAGATTTTGTACTGTATGATAGTTAGAAATTGAGTTTGTGCAGCGATCATTCATGTAAAAGTTACTGAAAATAcaaaggggaaaaagaaaaagaaagatgaaatatATTAAGATAAGGATCATGTTTAGTGTTTTGTATGTGGGCGAATTGTAATAACTGTTGGCCCAGTAGCTATTTTGAGGTCAAAGTTCTTTTTGGTCGAATTAGATCAAATCTACAATATGTGGTGGAAAATTAGCATTAGTATTGGTTATACATGACATATGAGATTTAATATTTTCCTGCATATCCTATcaaaaagtttttattttactttaaaaatagtaATATTCATTATTCATTTAGGTGAacattatatattaatctgcTTATAGAGAGTGGAAGCCTTGGTATTCTGGTTCTAATCTAAGTATTGCTATAGATTGGGAGACGCTTGGAtttcataaatattttaatagtcaTTTAAGGGGTCTCAGTTTATGGACAAAGAGGAATAGGATTCTTGAGAACAAATCGGAGGAGGTGGGTTTCTAGTGGGATAAAGATCATTTCTGGGCATATCTGTGGGCTTCGGTTTTTCTGAGTTTGTCAGAAAACCTTTCTTCTTGGATTGGAAGGGGTTACTAGATTGTTTTCTTTCTAGCCATACATATTGATTATTTTTGACTTGATAGGTGGACTGCTTGTTCACCTTCATTATACTGAATTACATTTTCATTGATAAATTTACTCTGTTTctatggaaagaaaaattatttagGTGGTCTATGTCTCCCTTGTCTGTAAATAAACGTTGCATATTGGTGTTGCATACACACTAGTACACTGATACTTTGGTTCATAATAATGGTATGTTGTACTTTTCATTTGGTTATTCCTAATATTAATGTGGCTAAAATTCGTTCTAACAGGGAGCTGTTGGTTTGAGGATTAGAATGTATGGTCGGATAATGTGCTTTGTTAATTGTCACTTTGCTGCACATTTAGAAGCTGTTAATCGTCGCAATGCAGACTTTGATCATGTATATCGAACAATGAACTTCTGCCGACCTAACTTTCTCAATTGTGCAGCTGGTACAACACTGTACCTTTCTTCTATTGTTCCCTTGCCTTCTCaatgtatttattttggttCGTTTATAGATCTGGCTTGCCATTGGTCGTTTCTATTGCAGCTAGTACTTCATCTGCAGTACAAATTCTTCGTGGCACAcatgtatgtgtataatacaaTTGGTATAAGCacctttttggtttttaagttACTTGTTACAGGAAGAATTTTCTTTCACCAATTTTGATAAACATTGCTGCCACTTCAGGCTATTGGTAACAATTCTGCTGAAGGGATGCCTGAGTTATCTGAAGCAGATCTGGTCATATTTCTCGGCGATTTTAACTATCGGCTTGATGGCATATCTTATGATGAAGTTAGAGATTTTGTTTCACAAAGATGTTTTGATTGGCTCAGAGAAAGGGATCAACTCCGAGTGGAAATGGAAGCTGGAAATGTCTTCCAAGGAATGCGTGAGGCCGATATTACGTTTCCTCCCACGTACAAGTTTGAAAGGCATCAAGCTGGTTTAGCAGGTACAGTTTACTGTAGCACACATGATTTATAAATCGATTGCTTTAGCTGGataacaaaaaggaaaaagaaagaaggatcGGTCGAAGATTCTTTGCTGAATGCTGAGTAAGCTGTGCAGGTCCTTTAGCAGTAATTAGCTATAACTTTTGTGCTGGTTGGCTTGTCATGACTCAGTGAGAGTGTTTCTGTTTATCTAACTTCtataccattttttttattgcactcAACCTTTTGGAAATTTATGGTTCCCTaagattttaaataaaaagagaagacACCTTTTTCCAAGTGTCAGGCATTGACGTTGCTTTCTTCTGAGCAGTAGACTTGTGTAAATTGTCTTCTTATAGGATATGATTCTGGTGAGAAGAAGCGCATTCCAGCTTGGTGCGATAGAATCCTGTACCGTGATAGCCGCTCAGCGTCAGTGTCAGAGTGCAGCTTAGAATGTCCTGTAGTGTCTTCAATATCACAGTAAGTTTTCCTACTGCGAAACATTTGGCCATTTAAAGAAGGGATGAAATAATACAGATAGGACCGTTGGTATATAATATGTTACCTTGTGCAACTTATGGACCTATTGgatagaaaataaaacagaaatctTAAGGCCAGATTAGATCTCATCTCCTTTGCAGTTCATGCTCATGAACATTCACGATGGATTTGATTCAGTTTGAGGCATATCTTTATTggaaataaatttgttttataaaatatacatAGTTCATGAGGTTGAGTGGCAGCTAAATCTTTGATGGATCAGTGAATGCGTCAGACTGGAATGTGTTTCAAGTATGATAAAACATGCATTGTTTGAATTATGGGTGGGCTTTATGTACGTATCTGTTATAGTATTCAAGTGTGCACCCACCTTTGAGTGTtatctccttttctttctttggtttatttttgttctccTACATGTCATCTTATATTTAATAGGTATGAGGCCTGCATGGATGTGACTGACAGTGATCACAAGCCTGTCCGCTGCATTTTTACTGTTGATATTGCTCGAGTTGATGAGTCAATAAGAAGACAAGAGCTTGGAGAAATCCTTAAATCAAAtgagaaaatcaaatttatggCTGAAGAAATATGCAAGATTCCAGAAACTATTGTCAGTACAAACAACGTAATCCTTCAAAACCAGGACACATCCATTTTgcgtattacaaataaatgtGGCAACAAAGATgctttttttgaaataatttgtgAAGGACAGTCTATCATTAAGGAGGGTGGGCACGCATCAGATCATTGTCCTAGAGGTTCCTTTGGCTTTCCACGATGGCTTGAGGTAACTTCCAATGCTTTGGAACAACATACACACTTTCCGTTACAAcagttttttttgggggccAATTCCATTACAGTAATTGagtgtttttttggttgtggAGGGTGTTAGGGAAGACAGTAGTTTTGCAGTGAAAGTTGTTTGTACATGTTTttgaacaacaataaaaatttagGACAAGTAAAGAATGCATGCATTGGAGTTCAATGATTGGAGCTATTAGAAATGAGTTGGCAGATGCAGTGCAGTTTCTATCCCATGAAATATGTAGATGTCAAAGTGATGTGCTACCACTAGAAAGATGATTAGACCACACAAAATTCTGTATGCATTTTCTGAGGAAGTTGGGCTTCTATGCAGAGAATAAGACTAATGGATGTTAACATCAGAGCTACACCAATGTTCAAAACTTGTAGATTGTATAGAGCTACACCAATATTCGAAACTTGTAGATTATTTAGCTATTGTCTAATGAGTTCCTTCTGGGCATAAGCATGTTTCACTACTATTTGCAAGTTAAGAGAGACGTTTACCAAAAACATTGTGGGCAATATGGAAATTCTTCTGATTTTCAAATTATAACATGCATGCTCTTGTGAATATTCAGTTGATCACGGATCCTTGATTATGTGATTTTCtgttacaaaattaaattgttttccaTTTGGATGGGGATGTAACTTGGTGTCTTGGTCCTCCTCACATTTCATTGAAATTAATATATCGTAATCTTGAATTTtcgacaaaaaataattagttgCGATTTTGAACCAGGTCACTCCTTCAGCTGGCATTATCAGACCAGATCATATAGCTGAGGTATCTGTTCATCATGAGGAACACCAAACCCTAGAAGAGTTTGTTGATGGTGTCCCACAAAACTGGTGGTGTGAAGACACCAAAGACAAGGAAGTGATATTGGTGGTTAAGGTGCATGGCAGTTATTCTACTGACACAAGACATCATCGTGTCTGTGTGCGCCACTGCTGTTCAGCCAAGACAAACCAAATGGACCCCCCCGAGCACAGGGCTAGACAAACCCAAGGGACTGTTCTTCACCGGTCTGACTTTCAACACCTTAGCAGTTCCTGTGATGTGGTTGACCACCTGTGGAGTTTGCGTAGTCCTTAAAGCAGCACCCCAAAACCGGCATTGTGATGGGAAGAACACGGTTTTCTGTGGCCAATTCTACAAGCATTTTGCTGTAAAGACGCGAGAAACATTGTTGCTTTTCTAGGGGTTAGCAAAATTTAATTGGTGTCCGTAGAATTGTGGTTGAGTTTAAGTGATGTCAATTGTTTTCGTGCTGTTGTCGCCTGTTAAGCCAAGTATGAGTTCAACTGATAATATCTGGGATGCTTTCCAAATTTTCAGTGTACAGGTAAATACAAAAGCAGATAGGAGGGTTGTGTtttgcccttttctatttagTGGTGAATTCAGTGAGAGTAAATTCTGGTTGGCTCTTGTTGTTTTCCCGGTTGTTTGTTTGAATTGATTGTTGCTCTAGTCTAACTTCTGATGTTGGTTGGATGCTAAATTAAATGGTTGGAACAATCCCATACACCGACAACCAACACCGACGCGTGAATAATACGTTTATTACTTACCATTGAATCGTGGAAATTGCACTTCTATATTGGCTTTTTGATCCCTTCCCTTGGTTGGTGGGTGGGGCAATGCCTAATATTTCTCATCTCAAAATTGTCCTGCGAATGCGAATCACATAAAATCTGTATGaacaaatattatatatatatatatatatatatatatatattataaaggTGTTtgcattttcttattttttgtttcattcattcatttcatTCTCCTTCATCCCTCCCAGCCAGCACCCTCCtacacactttt comes from Prunus dulcis chromosome 6, ALMONDv2, whole genome shotgun sequence and encodes:
- the LOC117630694 gene encoding type II inositol polyphosphate 5-phosphatase 15 isoform X1; amino-acid sequence: MDENDDLLSSLSLGNPQPRPIQVNENHDLFTLTPNELFPDSSSSSSGDENDAVSLHSTSKRLDYMLQFLDRKLSDGNNKNTNNSNNNDKSSNASQGQGQGHRSSLPEFVAKGGGTGIFKVPVRGAVHPSRPPRLEVRPHPLRETQIGCFLRTMATTESQLWAGTECAVRVWNFKDLYSAAGQGDSGDEETVPFRESVCTSAVICLVKDEGSRVVWSGHRDGRIRCWKMESATPIPANPFKEGLSWQAHRGPVLSLVISCYGDLWSGSEGGVIKIWPWEAIEKALSLTTEERHMSSLLVERSYIEPWTQVAVNGFTNILTSDVRYLLSDHSGAKVWSAGYLSFALWDTRTRELLKVFSTDGQIENRVDIPSAQDLSVEYVSGSKKDKTQSSFGFFQRSRNAIMGAADAVRRVAVKGAFGDDNRRTEAMVIAVDGMIWTGCTSGLLVQWDRNGNRIQDYHHHSSAVHCFCTFGLRIWVGYASGTVNVLDLEGNLLGGWVAHSSPVIKMAAGAGFIFTLANHGGICGWNITSPGPLDSILRSELAGKEFLYTRIESLKILTGTWNVGQGRASHDSLISWLSSVASTVGVIVVGLQEVEMGAGFLAMSAAKETVGLEGSSVGQWWLDMIGKTLDEGSTFERVGSRQLAGLLIAVWVRNNIRTHVGDVDAAAVPCGFGRAIGNKGAVGLRIRMYGRIMCFVNCHFAAHLEAVNRRNADFDHVYRTMNFCRPNFLNCAAASTSSAVQILRGTHAIGNNSAEGMPELSEADLVIFLGDFNYRLDGISYDEVRDFVSQRCFDWLRERDQLRVEMEAGNVFQGMREADITFPPTYKFERHQAGLAGYDSGEKKRIPAWCDRILYRDSRSASVSECSLECPVVSSISQYEACMDVTDSDHKPVRCIFTVDIARVDESIRRQELGEILKSNEKIKFMAEEICKIPETIVSTNNVILQNQDTSILRITNKCGNKDAFFEIICEGQSIIKEGGHASDHCPRGSFGFPRWLEVTPSAGIIRPDHIAEVSVHHEEHQTLEEFVDGVPQNWWCEDTKDKEVILVVKVHGSYSTDTRHHRVCVRHCCSAKTNQMDPPEHRARQTQGTVLHRSDFQHLSSSCDVVDHLWSLRSP
- the LOC117630694 gene encoding type I inositol polyphosphate 5-phosphatase 12 isoform X2, coding for MDENDDLLSSLSLGNPQPRPIQVNENHDLFTLTPNELFPDSSSSSSGDENDAVSLHSTSKRLDYMLQFLDRKLSDGNNKNTNNSNNNDKSSNASQGQGQGHRSSLPEFVAKGGGTGIFKVPVRGAVHPSRPPRLEVRPHPLRETQIGCFLRTMATTESQLWAGTECAVRVWNFKDLYSAAGQGDSGDEETVPFRESVCTSAVICLVKDEGSRVVWSGHRDGRIRCWKMESATPIPANPFKEGLSWQAHRGPVLSLVISCYGDLWSGSEGGVIKIWPWEAIEKALSLTTEERHMSSLLVERSYIEPWTQVAVNGFTNILTSDVRYLLSDHSGAKVWSAGYLSFALWDTRTRELLKVFSTDGQIENRVDIPSAQDLSVEYVSGSKKDKTQSSFGFFQRSRNAIMGAADAVRRVAVKGAFGDDNRRTEAMVIAVDGMIWTGCTSGLLVQWDRNGNRIQDYHHHSSAVHCFCTFGLRIWVGYASGTVNVLDLEGNLLGGWVAHSSPVIKMAAGAGFIFTLANHGGICGWNITSPGPLDSILRSELAGKEFLYTRIESLKILTGTWNVGQGRASHDSLISWLSSVASTVGVIVVGLQEVEMGAGFLAMSAAKETVGLEGSSVGQWWLDMIGKTLDEGSTFERVGSRQLAGLLIAVWVRNNIRTHVGDVDAAAVPCGFGRAIGNKAIGNNSAEGMPELSEADLVIFLGDFNYRLDGISYDEVRDFVSQRCFDWLRERDQLRVEMEAGNVFQGMREADITFPPTYKFERHQAGLAGYDSGEKKRIPAWCDRILYRDSRSASVSECSLECPVVSSISQYEACMDVTDSDHKPVRCIFTVDIARVDESIRRQELGEILKSNEKIKFMAEEICKIPETIVSTNNVILQNQDTSILRITNKCGNKDAFFEIICEGQSIIKEGGHASDHCPRGSFGFPRWLEVTPSAGIIRPDHIAEVSVHHEEHQTLEEFVDGVPQNWWCEDTKDKEVILVVKVHGSYSTDTRHHRVCVRHCCSAKTNQMDPPEHRARQTQGTVLHRSDFQHLSSSCDVVDHLWSLRSP